The following DNA comes from Thermoanaerobaculales bacterium.
GGTGCGTGCCGCCTGGGGCGTTCCCGGGGTCGCGGTGGCCGTCGTGCGGGACGGCCGGGTGGTCTACTCGGCGGGGATCGGCCGGCGAGACCTGGAGTCCGGCGGCGACATCACGGGGCAGACCGTGTTCTCGGTGGGATCCGCGACCAAGGCGTTCACTGCGGCCGCGATCGGGATGCTGGTCGACGAGGGCGCGGTCAACCTCGACCAGCCGGTGCGCGCCTACCTCCCCGGGCTCGAGCTGTTCGACGAGTACGTGGCCAGCCACCTGACGGTGCGGGATCTGCTGGCCCACCGCTCGGGCATCGAGCGCCACGACGCGCTCTGGTACCGCTCCGAGCAGGGCCGCCAGGAGTTGCTGGAGCGGTTGCGCTTCCTCCGGCCGGGCGCCGGGCTGCGCGAGCGGTTCAGCTACAGCAACTTGATGTACATGGTCGCGGGCCGGGTCGTCGAGCGGGTCTCCGGCGGGACCTGGGAGGAGTTCGTCCAGCGGCGGATCTTCGACCCGTTGGGGATGTCACGCAGCGGCTTCGGATCACCGCCCGCCGGCGATCGGGACGTCGCGATGCCCCACGGCATCGACCGCAATGGGGGCGTGGCCGCGGTCCCCCGCTACACCGGCTGGGCGGCCGGCCCGGCGATCTCGATCCGCTCGTGCGCCGACGACCTCGCGCGGTGGGTGCAGCTGCTGCAGGGCCGGGGCGCGTTCGGCGGCCGCCGCCTGCTCGCCGAGGCGACGGTCGAGGAGATGTTCACTCCCCAGATGGCGGTGTCGGCCCTCGGCCCGCCCGAAATCCCGATCAGCAGCTACGGCCTCGGCTGGTTCGTCGAGAGCTACCGCGGCCGCCTGATGGTCTCGCACGCCGGCGCGATCGACGGCTTCTACTCGATCGTGGTCCTGCTGCCGGCCGACCGGCTCGGGGTGGTGGTGCTGACCAACGCCTCGCAGCACCGCGTCCCCGAGGTGGTGTCGCGATGGGTCGTCGATCGCTTCCTGGGCCTGCCCGAGGTCAGCTGGGACACGCGCCTGCGCGCGCAGGAGGAGCGGCTGCGCGAGGAGCGGCGGGCAGCCGAGCTCGCGCGCGAGGCCCAGCGGCGCATCGGCACCAGCCCGACGGTCCCGGTGGAAGCCCTCGCCGGCAGGTACCGGCACCCGGCATACGGCGACATCGTGATCGCGGCGGGGGACGACGGTCTGGCTGCCACCTTCCACGGCATGACCGGCCCCCTCGAGCACTTCCAGGACGACGCCTTCCTGTTCAAGGTCCGTGGCTGGGGTCTGCGTGACGAGTTCGTGGTCCGCTTCCAGTACGCGTCCGACGGAGCGGTGGCATCGCTGCTGACGACTCTGGAGGACAAGGTGCCGCCCGAGGTGTTCCTGCGCCTCGGGGCGGCCGGCGGCGATCCGCAGCCCGGGCCCTGACCCGAACCCAGTGGGCTGGCGCCAGAGGCGCTCTTGACGTTTTTGCTGCAATTTGGTTGAATATTCAACTAAGAGGGACCATGCCTCGCGACACCCGTGACCGGATCCTCGATGCGGCGAGCCGCCTGTTCAGCGAGCGCGGCTTCGACGGCACCGCCGTGGCGGACGTGCTGGCCGGGGCCGGCGTCCGCAGCGGCAGCCTCTACCACTTCTTCCCGAGCAAGGAGGCGCTGGCCGAGGCGGTGGTGGCCCGTTGCGCGGACCGCGCCAGGGAGGCGCTGCTCGACCCCGCCGAGGCAGCCGCCACGGACCCCCTCGAGCGGGTCTTTGCGCTGCTCGGCCGGTGGCGCCTCGGGTTGGAGGGGAGGTTGCCGGGTGGCCCGGACCCGAGCGGGCTGCTGGCCGCCGAGCTGGCCGCGCGACGTCCGGGCGTCGGACGGCTCGCCGAGGGGTATCGGGCGCGGCTGGCGGCGCGGATCCGGAGCTGGCTGGATGACGCCGGACCCCGTCTGCCGGCGGACGTCGATCGGGCCGAGCTGGCGAGCTTCGTGGTGACCGTGCTCGAGGGCGCCACGATGCAGAGCCGCGCAGCGGCGTCCCTCGAGCCTTTCGACCGGGCGGTTCGCCAGCTCAGGGCCCTGCTCGCGCTGCTCGAGGGCGCGCCGGCGACCGCGCGCGCGGCTGGCGCCCGGGAGCTCGCGGAGCCGGCCGCCCCGGGCGGTGCGGCCGGCGATCCGGCGGGCTGGCGGGCGTGGTGAGGGGGTAGGGGATAGGGGATAGCGCCCCCGCCCGGCACGTTCCGTTCCCGTTCCCGTGCCCGCTCCCGTTCCCGAACGGGCAGCCATCACGCTCTCGCTGGTCAGCCTCCATCCGCGTGATGCGGTCGCCCGACGACCGTGATCGGGAACGGGAACGGGAACGGGCGCGGGAACGACTCGGAAGCGGAAGCGGGCGCGGAAGCGGGGAAAACAAACGGCCCGGGTTGCCCCGGGCCGTGATTCGGAATCCGCGGAGCGGATCTCGATCAGTACATGTCCATGTCGCCGCCGCCCATGCCGCCGCCTGGGCCGCCCATCTTCTCCTTCTTCTCCGGGATCTCGCAGACCAGCGCTTCGGTGGTGAGCAGCAGCCCGGCAATCGAGGAGGCGTTGAGCAGCGCGTTGCGGGTGACCTTGGCCGGGTCGATCACGCCGGCCTTGACGAGATCGGTGATCTCGCCCTTGGCGGCGTCGAAGCCGACGGCGCCCTTCTTGGCGCGGATCTCGCGGACGATGACCGCCGCCTCGTCGAGCCCGGTGTTGAGGATGATCTGGCGAGTCGGCTCCTCGAGCGCCCGCAGCAGGATCCTGGCGCCGGTCTGGATGTCGCCCTCGAGCTCCTTGATCAGCTTCTCGACCTGGTCCATGGCGCGCAGCAGGGCGACGCCGCCGCCCGGGACGATGCCCTCTTCGACCGCCGCCTTGGTGGCGTGCAGCGCGTCCTCGACGCGCGCCTTCTTCTCCTTCATCTCGGTCTCGGTGGCGGCGCCCACCTTGATCTGGGCCACGCCGCCGACCAGCTTCGCGAGCCGCTCCTGCAGCTTCTCGCGGTCGTAGTCCGAGGTGGTGTCCTCGATCTGCTTCTTGATCTGCTGGACGCGGCCGAGCACGGCCTCGTGCTTCTTGGAGTCGTCGTCGTCGACCACGATCGTGGTGTCGTCCTTGTTGATGACGATCTTCTTGGCCGAGCCGAGGTCGTCCCACTGGACGTTCTCGAGCTTGATGCCGAGGTCCTCGGAGATCAGCTTGCCGCCCGACAGGATCGCGATGTCCTCGAGCATGGCCTTGCGCCGGTCACCGAAACCGGGGGCCTTCACGGCGGCCACGGACAGGGTGCCGCGCAGCTTGTTCACGACCAGGGTGGCGAGGGCCTCGCCCTCGACGTCCTCGGCGATGATCAGGAGCGGGCGGCCCTGCTGGGCGATCTTCTCGAGGATCGGCAGCAGGTCCTTCATGTTGGAGATCTTCTTCTCGAAGATCAGGATCTTGGCGTCCTCGAGCACCGTCTCCATGCGCTCGGCGTCGGTCACGAAGTAGGGCGACAGGTAGCCGCGGTCGAACTGCATGCCCTCGACCACCTCGAGGGTCGTGTCGAGGCCCTTGGCCTCCTCGACCGTGATGACGCCGTCCTTGCCGACCTTCTCCATCGCTTCCCGGATGATCTCGCCGATCTCGGTGTCGGCGTTGGCCGAGATGGTGCCGACATGGGCGATCGCCTCGCCGGCGACCGGGACCGCCATCTTGGTGATCGCCTCGACGGCGCGCTTGGTGGCGACGTCGATCCCGCGCTTGAGCTCCATCGGGTTGGCGCCGGCGGTGACGTTCTTGATGCCCTCACGGTAGATGGCCTGAGCGAGCACGGTGGCGGTGGTGGTGCCGTCGCCGGCCACGTCCGAGGTCTTGGACGCGACCTCGCGCACCATCTGGGCGCCCATGTTCTCGAGATGGTCCGGGAGCTCGATCTCCTTGGCCACGGTCACCCCGTCCTTGGTGATCGTCGGCGAGCCGAACTTCTTCTCGAGGATGACGTTGCGACCCTTGGGGCCGAGCGTCACCTTGACCGCGTCGGCGAGCTTGTTGACGCCCGCGAGAACCTTGCTCCGAGCCTCCTCGGAGTAGACGATCTGTTTGCCTGCCATGGTCCGCCTCCCTTACTTCACGATGATGGCGAGGATCTCGTCCTCGCGCAGGATGGTGTGCTCTTCGTCGTTGATCTTGATGTCCTGGCCGGAGTACTTGCCGATCAGGACTCGGTCGCCCTTCTTGACGCTCATGGGCAGGCGCTTGCCGTCGTCGTCGAGCTTGCCGTCGCCGACCGCCACGACCTCGGCTTCCTGGGGCTTCTCCTTCGCGGTGTCCGGGATGATGATGCCGCCACGGACCTCCTCGCGCGCCTCGATCCGCTTGACGAGCACCCTGTCACCGAGAGGTTTCACTTTCATCTTCCTCGCTCCTTTCGAGTTATCTTGTACTTTTGGCACTCGGCGAACGCGAGTGCTAGCGGGAATATAGTCGCTCCCGGAGCGCCTGTCAACCCCCTCGGCGAGATATCTGAGCGCAATCGACTCATATCCCGTGGTCCGTTAGGTGAGACGGTTTCTGCGTGACCTGTGCTCAGATTTTTCCGCCTCGCCTTTCCCCGGGCGGTGCGGTATTGTGTTCGACCGAGGCGCTGCCGGGAGGGCCGGATGAGAACCAACGCGTGGAGTCTGCTCATGATGTTCGCGTGCACCGCGACCGCCGGCGTCGGGGGGCTGGACAGGCTGCCGGCTGTGACCCCGGACGGCAACGCCGAGCGGGCGAGCATTCCCGCCGTCTACCGCTGGGATCTGTCGGCGCTCTACCCGGACGAGGCGAGCTGGGCGGCGGACTACGCCGCCGCTCAGGCCGAGCTGGCACGCCTCGCCGCCCTCCATCCGCGGCTCGATGACCCGGCGACCCTCGCCGCCTACCTCGGCCGCTACTTCGACCTCGAGCTCGCCGGCAACCGGCTGAACCTCTACGCCAACCTGTCGCAGAACACCGACACCACCGACCAGGCGGCGATCGCCCGGCAGCAGCAGGGGCTGGCGCTGACCGCCGACATCATGAACGAGGGCACCGTGCTGCGTGGTGCGGTGCTGGCGCTGTCGGCAGACGAGATGGCGGCAGCGTACGCCGCGGTCCCCGCGCTCGAGCGGTACCGGCCGGCGATCGACAGCCTGCGCCGCCGCGCGGGCCGGGTGCTCGACCCCGAGGCCGAGAGGGTGCTGGCGCTGGCCGGCGACAACCTGTGGGCCGCCATCGACCTCAACGAGCTGCCGTCGCCGATCGAGCGCGCCTATCAGTCGATGCTGTCCGAGCTGCCGCTTCCCCAGATCGTCGACGAGCAGGGCGACACGGTTGGCCTGACCCTGGCCAACTACGGCCTCTACCGGGCCTCGGCAGACCGCCGGGTGCGGCGGGACGCGGTGCAGGGCCTGCTCGGCTCGCTGAAGGGCTTCGAGAACACCTTTGCCGCGACCCTTGCCGGCCAGGCCCAGCTCGACGTGCTGTTCGCCCGCGCCCGGCGCTATGACACCGCGCTCGAGGCCTACCTCGACAAGGACGAGGTCCCGGCCGCCGTCTACCACAACCTGATCGCCACCGTCCGTGCCCACGCGCCGGCGCTCCACCGCTACGTCGAGCTGCGCAAGCGGGCGCTCGGCCTCGACGAGGTGCACCTCTATGACCTGTACATCCCGATGGTCGAGGGCGTCGATCGGCCGTTCACCTACCCCGAGGGCGCCCGCGCCATCCTCGAGTCGATGGCCCCGCTCGGCCCGGACTACGTGGCGATGGCCCGCGAGATGATCGATCCGGCCAACGGCGCGATCGACGTCTATCCCTCGAACCGCAAGGACAGCGGCGCCTTCTCGAGCTCGGTCTACGGCGTCCACCCCTACATCAAGATGAACTACATGGACCGCTACGACGACGTGTCGACGCTGACCCACGAGCTCGGCCACGCCCTCCACAGCCAGCTGTCGGCCGCCAATCAGCCCTACCTGACCTCGCGCTACACCATGCTCCTGGCCGAGATCGCTTCGACGTGCAACGAGATGCTGCTGTCGCGCTCCATGCTCGACCACGCCGCGTCGGACGCCGAGCGGGCGTGGCTGCTGTCGGAGCTCGCCGAGTCGGTCCGCACCACGATCTACCGCCAGACCATGTTCGCCGAGTTCGAGCTCAAGGTGCACTCACTCGCCGAGGCGGGCGAGCCGATCACCGCCAGCCGGCTCAACGAGATTTACGCCAGCCTGGTCCGCGACTACTACGGGCCCGGCTACACGATCGACCCCAACGACGGCGTCGAGTGGGCCTACATCCCGCACTTCTACTACAAGTACTACGTCTACTCGTACGCTACCGGGCTCGCCTCCGGGATTGCGATCGCCGAGCGGGTCGCCGCCGGCGAGCCGGGGGCCACGGACGCCTACCTCGGCATGCTCAAGGCCGGCAACTCGAGGCCGCCGGTCGAGCTGCTGCAAGGGGCGGGCGTCGACCTGACCACGCCGCGCCCGATCGCCGCCGCGCTCGAGTTCTTCGAGCGCACGGTTGCCGAGCTCGAGAAGCTGGTCGTCAAGGAGTGAAACGAGTTCGGTCAGCTGTCAACGGCTGACCCTGGGCAGTCCTCGACCGCCACCACGTGCAGGTGGACGCGGTCGTCCGGGACGCAGCATTCGGCAAAGGCGGCGCGGGCCGTCCCCTCGAGCCCTGCGGGATCGTCGGTGGCGATCACCAGGCGGAAGCGGTTGAAGCGCCGCTGCTCGCGCTCCACGAAGCCGGCCGCGACGGCGGCAGCGATCAGCGCCGGCAGCGGTGCAGGCCCCGTAGCCCGCACCACCCAGACCAGCAGCCGTCCGCCGGCGTCGAGCCGCGTCACCTCGACGTCACAGCCCAGGATCAGCGCGCCGCGGTCGACCCGGATCGACCGCAGGACCTCGTCCGGGCAGGCGCAGCCGAGGACGTCGCGCACGAATTGGACCAGCGCCGGGTCGGACATCTGGAAGATTGTATCCGCTCGAGAGCCCGCTCCTTCTTCGCCGACTCGTCCGGATCCGCTGCCAGCTACCCGCTGTCAGCGATCCTCTTGAGCCTGAAGGTGAGAAAGCCGACGCCCATCAGGAGGAGGCCGAGGACGATCAGGGCGAGCGGCCAGCCCATGCTGTCGGAGAAGTACTCGCCGGTGATCTTGGTCAGGTAGGCGCCGAGGAAGAGCGCTCCGAAGGCCAGCAGCGCCGTGCTCCTGAGGACGACGCTGAGGTAGAGCACGCCAAAGACGAGACCGGGGAAGATCAGCTCCCAGAAGGCGCTCTGGCTCGGCTCCCAGCCGCCGAGGGCGAGCGCCGAGCCGAGAAACGCGAGCGAGCCGAAGGTATAGAGCGGGCCTGTCAGCCCGTCGCGCTCGGTTGCCGAGAACGCCCAGCCGAGGACCATGAAGGCGAGGCCCACCGCGAGAGTGCGGTACTCGAAGAACGCCCTGCCGGCGAAGCGCGGGTCTGAGCCGACGAGGAATCCGGTGATCGCAAAGAACGCCCACGTTCCGTAGGCGATGGCGTAGACCAACAGGCTGGAGGCGCAAAACAGCCGGTAGGCGGCGAGGAAGGCGGCGAGCAGCACGAGCGCCATGAGGCACTGGAGGCCGAGCTTTCCGGGGTCGAGCCCGGCCTCGTCGAGGCTGACCGCCATGCCGACCGGCAGCACCAAGGCTGCGATCAGGAAGAACGCCGGGCCCGCTGCTCCGAGGCGGCCGTGCCAGGTCAACAGCACTCCCGTGACGAAGGCGGCGAGTCCGGAGCCGAGAGTGACCACCACGTGCATGAGCGAGCCGAGCTCCTCCCACACCTGGGCGATGAAGGCGACCATCCCGATGACGACCACACCGCCACCGAGGAAGTAGAGGAGCTTCGAGTAGCGGCCGCCGCGCTCGGCGATCTCGGCCGCTCGTGTGTCGTCAGCCTCGCGAACCGCGGCGATGACCTCGGCCTCGGTGAGCTCGCCGGCGGCGGCCAGGTCACGCACCGCCTCGAGAAGCGTCACCTTGTCCACTGTGCCTCCTCGACGATCCAGCCCAGGAAGTTGAACATGCTCGCGTAGCCGGCGTCCGACCCCACTTCCAGATCGAGCTTGTGCGACCAGCCGTCGTGCTTCAGGTACCAGGTCTGATAGTCGGTCGACGAGAGGACCGGGAAGAAGAACTCGCTCCTGCGGCCGTGGACGATCTCGAAGCCGTCGGGCGACCGCGGACTGCCGTCGAGAGCGAGCTTCGCGGCGGCGTCGAACGAGATCAGCTCGCTCGAGTTGGAGCCGACGTGGTGGACGTAGAGCTTCCTCGGCCAGCTGGCGCCGGGCGGCGTGTAGTCAGGTGGGTCGACCTTGCGAACCTCGAGTCGGCCGTCGACCACCAGGTAGCGCTCGTCACCGTACGGCGATCCGACCAGGTAGAGGAAGTCGTGCTGCGGCGGGTCAACCGATAAGAACAGGCGCGGCAAGTAGATCGCACCGGCGACGAACACGATCATCAGCACCGGGATGGCGAGCCCGATCACGAGCGCGACGTCCTTGCCACGGTCAGAGGACATGGGCGGCACCTCAGCGCGGAGCTTCGAGATTCGTCGATCCATCATCTCCGAGCACGAGCCGGGGGGCAACCTCCCGATTCGACCGTTGACACCGGTCGGTGGAGGCCTCCTTCTCTGTCGGTGACCGCAGCCGGAGGGTGCGGACCCGGTCGGAAGGAGGCCCGATGGACAGCTCACCCGACACCAGCGTGCGACCGCTCGACGGCGGCGGCCCCACCGGGAAGTGCAGGTGGGTCGACGGGGGCGGCCACGAGTGGCTGATCGCGCGTCAGGGCGGGGCGCTGATCGTCGAGCGTCCGGACACCGGAGAGTCGGTCGTTGTCCGCTTCCCGGACCTCGCCGCGGAGGCCCTCGACGGGCCCCCCTCCGAGGTCTGGGTGCTGTTCTGCGCCGCCGACGGACACCTCTTCCACTGCAGCATCTGCCGCGAGGCGGAGGTCATCGAGTTCTCGCGGTCGGCCTGGCCGAAGGTCGATCTCCACGAGCCGGGCCGGCGCCGCGGCTGCTCGTGCGAGGCCGGCCGGCCCGACAGCTTCTGATGCGCCAAACCGAGGGGGTTCAAGACCATGGTCCGAGCTGCCCGCATCCGTTCGATGGCACCGACCCTGATCGCCGGCGTCGCGCTGGCGGCGGCCGCCGGAGGTCTCTCCGCGACGCATGACGCGGGCCCCGCCCAGGCGGGGCGGGCGACGGCGTTCCGGCCCGCTCCAGCCGCTGCGTCAGCAGACCCGAAGCTCGGGGCCACGCCGGACCCGGTCTACATCGTGAGTGGGCTGCGCATCCTGCAGTCCGGTCAGTGGCGGCCGGTGCCTGACCAGCTGCCGAGGGAGGTGCCCGTGGAGCTCGCGGTCGAGGTCCGCAACCTCGGCACGGCCGGCACCGCGGAGCTGACCGCGGCGGCCGAGGTGTGGCCGCTGGATGAGCGACTGGCGGTCCACGTCATGTCCGGCGCCGCGACCGTCGTGCTGGCGCCCGGCGCCGCCACCTTCCTCCAGCTCTGGCCGCCGTGGCGGCCGCTCTCCGAAGGCTCGTACCGGATCTTCGGTGCGGCCGCCGAGGATGGCCTCTCCATCGGCAGCTTCTCCGAGACCGTGCAGGTGCTCGGCGGCACCGCGGTCTGCCCGGTTCCGGGCCTCAACCTTCCCTGAATCGAGGAGGACGACATGGTGCGTTCGGGATTGCGGCAGCAGAGGGTCCGGTGGGGCCCGGTGGTGTTGGGGCTGGCGGCCGTGGCGGCGGCGATGCCAACGGCTGCGCGCGCGAGCGACGAGGTGGCTCACGAGGCGCGCGGCCACGAGCGCAGCGGGTACAGCCTCTCGGACTACGAGAACATCAACCTTGCCAACGGCAACCTCAGCTTCCGGGTCCCGCTGTGGACCGTGCACACGGACGGCGGCCTCGCTTTCGAGCTCGCCCTGCAGCATGACTCCAAGGTCTGGCACACCCACCGCTACTGCACGCTGGTGCCCGACGGGTACCAGAGCTGCGAGGGAGCCGGGGGCGCGATCCTCGAGGCGCAGGTCGCGAACGGGGTCGAGGCGTACGGCTTCGGCTGGGACCTGCGGCCGCCGCGGCTCGTCGTGGCGAGGACTCGGCCGAGCTCCCGCCAGACCGCCTACCTGGACGCCACCGGCGCCCGGCACGGCGTCAGCGGCACGCCACCGTGGCAGATGGTCGGGGGCGACGGCGGCGACCCCGTGACCGAGTGGGCAGTCGGCGAACGCTTCTACACCAGGGACGGCAGCAACTTCCGGTTCACCGTGGCTCAGGTGGACGGCGCCGGGAGGCCGCTGCGGGTCGAGATGGAGGACGGCGACGGCAGCCTCTATGTCTTCGCTCACGTGGTGCCGATCGGCTGCGACTCCAGCCGGCGCGTCCTGCCGACCGACATCGACCTGTTCTACATCAACTTCCGGGTCGAGACCGCGGGCCTCTACCTGAGCGAGATCCAGCGCGGGCCCTGGCGGGCGTCCGGCCCGGCCAATCGGATCAGCTTCGAGTACGCCGCCCCCTCCGCCCCGTGGAGCTCGGCCTGCAGCCCAGACCGGCCGTGGCTGCTGCAGCGAGTGACCGCGAGCGGCGAGGTGCCGCGGTCGATCGAGATCGGCTACGACCCCGGCACCGGGTGGATCGAGCGGGTGCTGCTCCCGGCCTTCAACCCGGTCCTCGGCGACAACCAGCCGTCGGCGATGCGCGAGGAGATCCGCTTCACCCTCGACAGCCGGAGGTTCGAGCAGCGCAACGCCGCCAACCGGATCGAGTTCACGGCCGCTCACCTGACCGAGATCCGCTTCCCCGACGGCGCGGCCTTCCGCTTCGACGAGCTGCTGGTCCCGGGCGAGGAGCCTCTCTCCGACGTCGTGCTGCCATCCGGCGGCAGAGTCGAGTACGGCCACGGGCCCTACCCGGTCGGGCGCGGCCGCTGCGAGGACGGTTTGGGAGATGACGACGACTGCCGCTTCTGGCTGACCTGTGGCGCCTTCGTGCCGCGGATGGGCGTCCTCCACTCGACCAACCTCGCGAGCGAAGGGGTGACCAGCCGGACTCTCAGCTACCTGGACGCCGGCGCCGGTGGTGGCCCGCCGCGCCGGGAGACGACCTGGTTCCAGCAGGGGCTGAACTGCGCGGTCAGCCCGCAGTTCGCGAGGCCAGGCGAGCTGCTGCCGTGGCCCTACGACTTCGACTGGGCGCTGCGCGACGCGGCGGGGCTCATTCACCCCGAGTACCTGTGGACCGTCGTGTACACGGCCGGTGGCTCGGCAGGCCCCGGCTCGCAGGGCATGGCGGAGATCCACCGCTTCCACCCGCTGACCCGCGAGGAGTTCTCGGTCGACGTGCTGGCCGGCGACAGCGAGGAGCTGGCCGCGCTGACCTTGCGGGCGCTGATCGGCGTCGAGGACCTGACCGGCCCCGGGCTGCGGGTGCTCCGGCACACCGAGATCGATCGCGAGCTCAAGTACGGCCTCGATTACCCGTCGATCGTCTTCGGCGACGACCGCTACACCTACATCCGCGAGCGGCGAGTGCTCACCGACGAGGCGAGCGGGGACTCGACCGTTGCCGACGTCGAGAGCTGCTCGCCGCCGGTGTACGCCGATCCGGCGGGGCCGCCGTCGGTCACCGTCGACTGCGCCGAACGGCGCGAGACCGTCAGCGTCGACAGCTACCTCAACCCGCGTCTGCGCACGCTGGCGTCGCTGCGCTCTGCCCCCGGCGCCGAGCTGCTCCGCACCTGGGAGACGAGCTACCGGATGTGGGACGCCGAGAGCACGTGGTTCCTCCGCCGGGAAAGCGAGAGACGGGTCTGCGAGTCCGGCGCCTGCTCGCGGCAGGCTCGCACGTGGGCGAACCAGTCCCAGTCCGCTGCCCGGAAGTGGTTCGTCCCCCACGTCGAGGTGCGCAACCCGGGCGACGGCGGGGGCTGCACGGCCGATTGCGTCCGCTCGACCTTCGGCTACGACGCGCTCGGCAACCGCGAGCTGGTGACCGTCGACGGCGGCTACGGCACCGCCTTCGGCGCCCTCGCCATGACCACCCGCACCGGCCACCGCCACGGCCGCGCGGTGCGGCGCCAGCTCGAGAGCGGGGGCGCGGCGCTCCTGCGCTGGCAGCGCGAGGTCGACCCGGGCACCGGTCTTCCGCGCTGGCACGTGGCCGGCAACGGCAGCGGTTTCGCGTATGGCTACGACGCCATGGGCCGGCTGACGGAGCTCGCGCCCGTTGAGGGCAACCTCGTCGCTGGCGAGTGGCAGCTCGAGCTGCCACGGTCGGCTGATGGGGCGACGATGGTCGGCAGCCACCTCGATCGCGTGCTGCCGGACGCCTCGCAGCTCCTGCGGCATGAGCTCCACGACAGCGCCTACGACCTGGTGCCAGCCGGCGGAGGCCGCCGGCTGGAGGCGGCGTGGATCGACCCGGCCCTGAGCGTGGCGGTCGACTTCGACGGGCTGGGGCGAGTCACACGGCAGCAGGAGCGTTACCCGGCGGGCTCCGGCGTGCGCACCAGGCTGTCGCTCGATCTCTATTGGGACGGCGTCGACCCCTGCGGCACCGGCCAGGGCACCGGGCTCGCGCACACCTCGCGGATCGCGCTCTCGAGCGAGTGGCGGGACGACGCCGGGTGGTCGAGCTGCGAAGACCTCGACTGGACCGAGACCCGCTACGATCCGGCCGGCCGGCCGGCGATCGTCAGGCTGCCGGACGGCAGCGAGTCCTTTCTGGGATATGTCGGCGACAGCCAAAGAACGGTCCTGCGCTCGGTCGCGACCGAGCCCGGGGGAGGGCAGCAGTGGCTCGCGACCGTCTCCCTCGAGGACGGCCTCGGGAGGC
Coding sequences within:
- a CDS encoding helix-turn-helix domain-containing protein; this encodes MPRDTRDRILDAASRLFSERGFDGTAVADVLAGAGVRSGSLYHFFPSKEALAEAVVARCADRAREALLDPAEAAATDPLERVFALLGRWRLGLEGRLPGGPDPSGLLAAELAARRPGVGRLAEGYRARLAARIRSWLDDAGPRLPADVDRAELASFVVTVLEGATMQSRAAASLEPFDRAVRQLRALLALLEGAPATARAAGARELAEPAAPGGAAGDPAGWRAW
- the groL gene encoding chaperonin GroEL (60 kDa chaperone family; promotes refolding of misfolded polypeptides especially under stressful conditions; forms two stacked rings of heptamers to form a barrel-shaped 14mer; ends can be capped by GroES; misfolded proteins enter the barrel where they are refolded when GroES binds) is translated as MAGKQIVYSEEARSKVLAGVNKLADAVKVTLGPKGRNVILEKKFGSPTITKDGVTVAKEIELPDHLENMGAQMVREVASKTSDVAGDGTTTATVLAQAIYREGIKNVTAGANPMELKRGIDVATKRAVEAITKMAVPVAGEAIAHVGTISANADTEIGEIIREAMEKVGKDGVITVEEAKGLDTTLEVVEGMQFDRGYLSPYFVTDAERMETVLEDAKILIFEKKISNMKDLLPILEKIAQQGRPLLIIAEDVEGEALATLVVNKLRGTLSVAAVKAPGFGDRRKAMLEDIAILSGGKLISEDLGIKLENVQWDDLGSAKKIVINKDDTTIVVDDDDSKKHEAVLGRVQQIKKQIEDTTSDYDREKLQERLAKLVGGVAQIKVGAATETEMKEKKARVEDALHATKAAVEEGIVPGGGVALLRAMDQVEKLIKELEGDIQTGARILLRALEEPTRQIILNTGLDEAAVIVREIRAKKGAVGFDAAKGEITDLVKAGVIDPAKVTRNALLNASSIAGLLLTTEALVCEIPEKKEKMGGPGGGMGGGDMDMY
- a CDS encoding serine hydrolase translates to MEIAPMAAEPARTSRPWELGAARQDGSAGARVAGTGGARLKWWLTVAALAAVAPCFAAVDDATRDAVAELPHFVEEVRAAWGVPGVAVAVVRDGRVVYSAGIGRRDLESGGDITGQTVFSVGSATKAFTAAAIGMLVDEGAVNLDQPVRAYLPGLELFDEYVASHLTVRDLLAHRSGIERHDALWYRSEQGRQELLERLRFLRPGAGLRERFSYSNLMYMVAGRVVERVSGGTWEEFVQRRIFDPLGMSRSGFGSPPAGDRDVAMPHGIDRNGGVAAVPRYTGWAAGPAISIRSCADDLARWVQLLQGRGAFGGRRLLAEATVEEMFTPQMAVSALGPPEIPISSYGLGWFVESYRGRLMVSHAGAIDGFYSIVVLLPADRLGVVVLTNASQHRVPEVVSRWVVDRFLGLPEVSWDTRLRAQEERLREERRAAELAREAQRRIGTSPTVPVEALAGRYRHPAYGDIVIAAGDDGLAATFHGMTGPLEHFQDDAFLFKVRGWGLRDEFVVRFQYASDGAVASLLTTLEDKVPPEVFLRLGAAGGDPQPGP
- a CDS encoding M3 family oligoendopeptidase encodes the protein MRTNAWSLLMMFACTATAGVGGLDRLPAVTPDGNAERASIPAVYRWDLSALYPDEASWAADYAAAQAELARLAALHPRLDDPATLAAYLGRYFDLELAGNRLNLYANLSQNTDTTDQAAIARQQQGLALTADIMNEGTVLRGAVLALSADEMAAAYAAVPALERYRPAIDSLRRRAGRVLDPEAERVLALAGDNLWAAIDLNELPSPIERAYQSMLSELPLPQIVDEQGDTVGLTLANYGLYRASADRRVRRDAVQGLLGSLKGFENTFAATLAGQAQLDVLFARARRYDTALEAYLDKDEVPAAVYHNLIATVRAHAPALHRYVELRKRALGLDEVHLYDLYIPMVEGVDRPFTYPEGARAILESMAPLGPDYVAMAREMIDPANGAIDVYPSNRKDSGAFSSSVYGVHPYIKMNYMDRYDDVSTLTHELGHALHSQLSAANQPYLTSRYTMLLAEIASTCNEMLLSRSMLDHAASDAERAWLLSELAESVRTTIYRQTMFAEFELKVHSLAEAGEPITASRLNEIYASLVRDYYGPGYTIDPNDGVEWAYIPHFYYKYYVYSYATGLASGIAIAERVAAGEPGATDAYLGMLKAGNSRPPVELLQGAGVDLTTPRPIAAALEFFERTVAELEKLVVKE
- a CDS encoding co-chaperone GroES, with protein sequence MKVKPLGDRVLVKRIEAREEVRGGIIIPDTAKEKPQEAEVVAVGDGKLDDDGKRLPMSVKKGDRVLIGKYSGQDIKINDEEHTILREDEILAIIVK